From Rhodovastum atsumiense, a single genomic window includes:
- a CDS encoding aldo/keto reductase, giving the protein MQQRELGKSGLKVSAIGLGCMGLSFGYGPATERAEAIALIRKAVDLGVTFFDTAEVYGPFTNEEVVGEALASVRDQVVIATKFGFAVGSGLPSALDSRPAHIREVVEASLQRLRTDRIDLLYQHRVDPEVPIEEVAGTVKALIAEGKVAHFGLSEAGVRTIRRAHAVQPVTALQSEYSLFWREPEAEILPVLEELGIGFVPFSPLGKGYLTGRIDATTQFDASDFRNVVPRFAPEFRRANMGLVELVGRVAARKQVTPAQIALAWLLARKPWIVPIPGTTKLHRLEENLGAAAIVLSADELREIDEAAAKIPLQGERYPERQQQMIDR; this is encoded by the coding sequence ATGCAACAGCGCGAACTGGGCAAAAGCGGGCTGAAGGTCTCGGCCATCGGCCTTGGCTGCATGGGGCTGAGCTTCGGCTACGGCCCGGCGACGGAGAGGGCGGAGGCGATCGCGCTGATCCGCAAGGCCGTCGATCTGGGCGTCACGTTCTTCGACACCGCCGAGGTCTATGGCCCGTTCACCAACGAGGAGGTGGTGGGCGAGGCGCTCGCGTCGGTGCGTGACCAGGTGGTGATCGCCACCAAGTTCGGGTTCGCCGTCGGCTCCGGCCTTCCCTCGGCGCTCGACAGCCGTCCCGCGCATATTCGCGAGGTGGTCGAGGCGTCGCTGCAGCGCCTGCGCACCGATCGCATCGACCTGCTGTACCAGCACCGCGTCGATCCGGAGGTGCCGATCGAGGAAGTGGCCGGAACGGTGAAGGCGCTGATCGCCGAGGGCAAGGTGGCGCATTTTGGCCTGTCGGAAGCCGGGGTCCGGACGATCCGCCGGGCGCATGCGGTCCAGCCCGTCACGGCGCTGCAGAGCGAGTACTCGCTGTTCTGGCGCGAGCCCGAGGCGGAGATCCTGCCCGTGCTGGAGGAGCTGGGCATCGGCTTCGTGCCGTTCAGCCCGCTCGGCAAGGGCTATCTGACCGGCCGGATCGACGCGACAACGCAGTTCGACGCGTCCGATTTCCGCAACGTCGTGCCCCGTTTCGCCCCCGAGTTCCGCCGCGCGAACATGGGGCTGGTCGAATTGGTCGGCCGCGTCGCGGCGAGGAAGCAGGTCACGCCGGCGCAGATCGCGCTCGCCTGGCTGCTCGCCCGCAAGCCCTGGATCGTGCCGATCCCGGGCACCACGAAGCTGCACCGGCTGGAGGAGAATCTCGGCGCCGCCGCGATCGTGCTTTCGGCCGACGAGCTGCGGGAGATCGACGAAGCGGCCGCGAAGATTCCGCTGCAGGGCGAGCGCTACCCCGAGCGGCAGCAGCAGATGATCGACCGCTGA
- a CDS encoding aspartate/glutamate racemase family protein has product MTARRVLVVNPNSSVSCTAAIRDAVAPFALPGRARLDVVSLAEGPPAIANWRDWHDVAAPLCDLVGREDADAYVVACVSDPAIDLLRSTTDRPVFGALRSGIATAVARGERFGIIAFVAASVQRQRRVLQAMGLEARSVGSLPLDLPMEVLTSAEGPRARLVAVGQELKARGAEVVVLGCAGMAAHRGFVEAAIGLPVIEPCQAAAAQALLAVLG; this is encoded by the coding sequence ATGACGGCGCGGCGCGTTCTCGTCGTCAATCCGAACAGTTCGGTGTCCTGCACCGCGGCGATCCGTGATGCCGTGGCGCCCTTCGCGCTGCCGGGGCGGGCGCGCCTCGACGTGGTGTCGCTGGCGGAGGGACCGCCGGCGATCGCGAACTGGCGTGACTGGCACGATGTTGCCGCGCCGCTGTGTGATCTGGTCGGTCGCGAGGACGCCGATGCCTATGTGGTGGCCTGCGTCTCCGACCCCGCCATCGACCTGCTGCGCAGCACGACCGACCGGCCGGTGTTCGGCGCGTTGCGCTCCGGGATTGCCACCGCGGTGGCGCGCGGCGAGCGCTTCGGCATCATCGCCTTCGTCGCCGCCAGCGTGCAGCGCCAGCGCCGCGTGCTGCAGGCGATGGGGCTGGAGGCGCGCTCGGTCGGCAGCCTGCCGCTCGATTTGCCGATGGAGGTGCTGACCAGCGCGGAGGGACCGCGCGCGCGGCTTGTGGCGGTCGGCCAGGAGCTGAAGGCGCGCGGGGCCGAGGTCGTGGTATTGGGCTGCGCCGGCATGGCCGCGCATCGCGGCTTCGTCGAAGCCGCGATCGGGTTGCCGGTGATCGAGCCCTGTCAGGCCGCCGCGGCGCAGGCGCTGCTGGCGGTACTGGGGTAG
- a CDS encoding N-carbamoyl-D-amino-acid hydrolase, with protein sequence MTRLVRIAAAQMGPTQRADARPAVLARMIALLEQAAGRGAEFVVFPELAFTTFFPRWLLDPAELDGFFEPAMPNPAVQPLFDRARALGVGFYVGYAELTAEGQRFNSAITVGPDGAILAKYRKVHLPGSVEPRPGERFQQLEKRYFEYGDLGFPAFYGAEGWGRPVMGMLICNDRRWPEAWRVYGLQGVELMVMGYNSAAYDPNGGNSESPARRVFHSTLSVQANAYMNATWAVAAAKAGVEDGAGLIGGSCIVDPNGVVVAAAQGEGDEVLVASCDLDACRQGKEKMFNFAAHRRPEHYRRIIDQVGAELPR encoded by the coding sequence ATGACCCGTCTCGTTCGCATCGCCGCCGCGCAGATGGGACCGACGCAACGCGCCGATGCGCGGCCTGCCGTCCTAGCCCGCATGATCGCCCTGCTCGAGCAGGCGGCCGGCCGTGGCGCGGAGTTCGTCGTCTTCCCGGAACTGGCCTTCACCACCTTCTTTCCGCGCTGGCTGCTCGATCCGGCCGAACTGGATGGATTCTTCGAGCCGGCGATGCCGAACCCGGCGGTGCAGCCGCTGTTCGACCGCGCCCGCGCGCTCGGGGTCGGCTTCTATGTCGGCTATGCCGAGCTCACCGCCGAAGGGCAGCGCTTCAACAGTGCCATTACCGTGGGGCCGGACGGCGCCATCCTGGCCAAGTACCGCAAGGTGCATCTGCCCGGTTCGGTCGAGCCACGCCCCGGCGAGCGATTCCAGCAGTTGGAAAAACGCTACTTCGAATATGGCGACCTGGGTTTCCCGGCCTTCTACGGCGCGGAAGGTTGGGGCCGTCCGGTGATGGGCATGCTGATCTGCAACGATCGCCGCTGGCCGGAGGCATGGCGCGTCTACGGCCTGCAGGGGGTGGAGTTGATGGTCATGGGCTACAACTCCGCTGCCTATGATCCCAATGGCGGCAACAGCGAAAGCCCGGCGCGGCGGGTGTTTCACTCGACGCTGTCGGTGCAGGCGAATGCGTACATGAACGCGACCTGGGCGGTTGCCGCGGCCAAGGCCGGTGTCGAGGACGGGGCCGGACTGATCGGCGGTTCCTGCATCGTCGATCCGAACGGCGTGGTCGTGGCGGCGGCGCAGGGCGAGGGTGACGAAGTGCTGGTGGCATCCTGTGATCTCGATGCCTGCCGCCAGGGCAAGGAGAAAATGTTCAACTTCGCCGCCCATCGCCGGCCGGAGCATTACCGCCGGATCATCGATCAGGTCGGGGCTGAACTGCCCCGCTAA
- a CDS encoding ABC transporter ATP-binding protein, giving the protein MSGVDLSGAPAKISFRGVRKSYDNVPVLERVDLDLAENSFTCLLGPSGCGKSTLLNMIAGFAAPTAGEVLVGGRRVDGPDADRGVVFQEYALFPWRTALQNVAFGPMLKRLPRREQQVIARKYLALVGLSGHEDKYPSSLSGGMKQRVAIARALANDPSVLLMDEPFGALDAQTRETMQEELLRIWERERKTLVFVTHSISEAIFLADRIVVMGTRPGGIKEVLDNDLPHPRDRTHAGFIEMERHIKQILRAEVQKLGVI; this is encoded by the coding sequence ATGAGCGGTGTCGACCTTTCCGGGGCGCCGGCCAAGATCAGTTTCCGCGGCGTGCGCAAGAGCTACGACAACGTGCCCGTGCTGGAGCGGGTGGACCTCGATCTTGCCGAGAACAGCTTCACCTGCCTGCTCGGGCCATCCGGCTGCGGCAAGTCCACCCTGCTCAACATGATCGCCGGCTTCGCCGCGCCGACCGCGGGCGAGGTGCTGGTCGGCGGGCGGCGCGTCGACGGCCCGGATGCCGACCGTGGCGTGGTGTTCCAGGAATACGCGTTGTTTCCCTGGCGCACGGCGCTGCAGAACGTCGCCTTCGGGCCGATGCTGAAACGCCTGCCCCGGCGCGAGCAGCAGGTGATCGCGCGGAAATACCTCGCTTTGGTCGGCCTGTCCGGGCACGAGGACAAATACCCGTCCAGCCTTTCGGGCGGCATGAAGCAGCGCGTGGCGATCGCCCGGGCGCTGGCGAACGATCCCTCGGTGCTGCTGATGGACGAGCCGTTCGGCGCGCTGGACGCGCAGACGCGCGAGACCATGCAGGAGGAACTGCTGCGCATCTGGGAACGCGAGCGCAAGACGCTGGTGTTCGTGACCCACAGCATTTCCGAGGCGATCTTCCTCGCCGACCGCATCGTCGTCATGGGCACCCGGCCGGGCGGCATCAAGGAAGTGCTGGACAACGACCTGCCGCATCCGCGTGACCGCACCCATGCCGGGTTCATCGAGATGGAGCGGCACATCAAGCAGATCCTGCGTGCCGAGGTGCAGAAGCTGGGGGTGATCTGA
- a CDS encoding dihydroorotase, which yields MMDGFDLVLRGGWLVLPWGIEQADVGVRAGRIAAMGDLGQVPAAATLECRNLHVLPGLIDPHVHLRDPGDPAVETIPDGTRAAVLGGIATVFDMPNTAEPITDTARLDRKRAGLAGRAWCDVGLYVAATKANIPGLAALEQQPGVCAIKVFTGSARGEMLVEDDASLEALMRSGRRRVCYHAEDHFRLTERRALFEVGDPPARHMDWHDVECAFLGTRRVVALARATGRPAHIVHVSTAEELDYLAEHRDIASVEVLVNHLSQVGPEAYEKLGGYAVMSPPIRERRHLDAAWAAVRDGRVDCIGSDHAPHSRAAKERPWPETASGLTGVQTLLPVMLDHVAAGKLSLTHLAELMSAGPARVYWALRKGRLAVGYDADFTVVDTRHRRTIEESWIASPCGWTPFAGHRCTGWPKATVVRGNVVMREDEVLGTPVGAAVAFR from the coding sequence ATGATGGATGGTTTCGATCTGGTCCTGCGCGGCGGCTGGCTGGTCTTGCCCTGGGGCATCGAGCAGGCTGATGTTGGTGTGCGTGCCGGGCGCATCGCCGCCATGGGTGATCTCGGCCAGGTGCCGGCGGCGGCGACGCTGGAATGCCGTAACCTGCATGTGTTGCCGGGGCTGATCGATCCGCATGTGCATCTGCGTGATCCCGGCGACCCGGCGGTCGAGACCATCCCCGACGGCACCCGGGCCGCGGTGCTGGGCGGCATCGCCACGGTGTTCGACATGCCCAACACCGCCGAGCCGATCACCGACACGGCGCGGCTCGATCGCAAGCGGGCCGGCCTGGCCGGCCGCGCCTGGTGTGATGTCGGCCTTTATGTTGCCGCCACCAAGGCCAACATCCCCGGCCTCGCCGCGCTGGAGCAGCAGCCCGGCGTCTGTGCCATCAAGGTGTTCACCGGTTCGGCGCGTGGCGAGATGCTGGTGGAGGACGATGCCAGCCTGGAAGCGCTGATGCGCAGCGGCCGGCGCCGCGTCTGCTACCATGCCGAGGACCATTTCCGCCTGACCGAGCGCCGCGCCTTGTTCGAGGTGGGCGATCCGCCGGCGCGGCACATGGACTGGCACGACGTGGAATGTGCTTTCCTCGGCACGCGCCGGGTGGTGGCGCTGGCGCGGGCGACCGGGCGGCCGGCGCATATCGTGCATGTCTCCACCGCCGAGGAACTCGACTACCTGGCGGAGCATCGCGACATCGCCAGCGTCGAGGTACTGGTCAACCATCTCTCCCAGGTCGGGCCGGAGGCGTACGAGAAACTCGGCGGCTATGCGGTGATGAGTCCGCCGATCCGTGAGCGGCGCCATCTGGACGCCGCCTGGGCGGCGGTGCGCGACGGGCGGGTGGACTGCATCGGTTCCGACCACGCGCCGCACAGCCGCGCGGCAAAGGAGCGGCCCTGGCCGGAGACGGCGTCCGGGCTGACCGGGGTGCAGACGCTGTTGCCGGTGATGCTGGACCATGTCGCCGCCGGCAAATTGTCGTTGACCCATCTGGCGGAGCTGATGAGCGCCGGTCCGGCCCGCGTCTACTGGGCATTGCGCAAGGGGCGGCTCGCGGTCGGCTATGATGCCGACTTCACCGTGGTGGATACGCGGCATCGCCGCACCATCGAGGAGAGCTGGATTGCCTCGCCCTGTGGCTGGACGCCCTTCGCCGGGCATCGCTGCACCGGCTGGCCGAAGGCGACCGTGGTGCGCGGCAACGTGGTGATGCGGGAGGACGAGGTGCTGGGCACGCCGGTCGGCGCGGCGGTGGCGTTCCGATGA
- a CDS encoding NAD(P)-dependent alcohol dehydrogenase: MIPVRGFAAHSATTPLVPFRFERRRPGPHDVQIEILYCGVCHSDLHQARNDWSNSLYPMVPGHEIVGRVVAVGAHVTKFRIGDVAGVGCMVDSCRRCEACEADLEQYCPDCLLTYNARDPRNGELTFGGYSEQIVVEERFVVKIPDTMELKAVAPLLCAGITTYSPLRHWKVGPGQKVGVIGLGGLGHMGVKFARAMGARVVMVTTSPEKGKDALRLGADEVLVSTDVAAMAAARGSFHFLLNTIPVGHDVNPYLGLLRLDGVMVLVGVLTPVEPLAGINLIHGRRSLAGSGIGGMAETQEMIDFCAEHGIVSDVEMIRIQDINAAYERLLRNDVRYRFVIDMASLRQPA; encoded by the coding sequence ATGATCCCGGTTCGCGGCTTCGCCGCCCATTCCGCCACCACGCCGCTGGTTCCCTTCCGCTTCGAGCGCCGCCGTCCCGGTCCGCACGACGTGCAGATCGAGATCCTCTATTGTGGCGTCTGTCATTCCGACCTGCACCAGGCGCGCAACGACTGGAGCAATTCGCTCTATCCCATGGTGCCGGGGCACGAGATCGTGGGTCGCGTCGTCGCCGTTGGCGCGCATGTGACGAAATTCAGGATCGGTGATGTCGCCGGCGTCGGCTGCATGGTCGATTCCTGCCGGCGGTGCGAGGCCTGCGAGGCGGACCTGGAGCAGTACTGCCCGGATTGCCTTCTCACCTACAACGCCCGCGATCCCCGCAACGGGGAACTGACCTTCGGCGGCTATTCGGAGCAGATCGTCGTCGAGGAACGCTTCGTCGTGAAGATTCCCGACACGATGGAGCTGAAGGCGGTAGCGCCGCTGCTTTGCGCCGGCATCACCACTTATTCGCCGCTGCGACACTGGAAGGTTGGCCCCGGGCAGAAGGTCGGTGTCATCGGCCTTGGCGGCCTTGGCCACATGGGGGTGAAATTCGCCCGCGCGATGGGCGCGCGTGTGGTCATGGTCACCACCTCGCCGGAGAAGGGCAAGGACGCGCTGCGCCTCGGTGCCGACGAGGTGCTGGTCTCGACCGATGTGGCGGCGATGGCGGCAGCGCGCGGCAGCTTCCACTTCCTGCTCAACACCATTCCGGTCGGGCACGACGTCAATCCTTACCTGGGATTGCTGCGGCTCGACGGCGTGATGGTGCTGGTCGGCGTGCTGACGCCGGTCGAGCCGCTGGCCGGCATCAACCTGATCCATGGGCGGCGCAGCCTCGCCGGGTCGGGGATCGGCGGCATGGCGGAGACGCAGGAGATGATCGATTTCTGCGCCGAACACGGCATCGTCAGCGATGTGGAAATGATCCGCATCCAGGACATCAACGCCGCCTATGAGCGCCTGCTGCGCAACGACGTGCGCTATCGCTTCGTCATCGACATGGCGTCGCTGCGGCAGCCGGCCTGA
- a CDS encoding ABC transporter substrate-binding protein, which yields MQDNTGRGIGRRAVTTALAAGLALPALRRGAAAAQVETPSFEVIGVRDPQLGAQLAVAEALSLFKEQGLDVTVRWTQSAADTLTIMGGGAANVAVGSSFTQVVLSGQKLPVRTISSLANIAGTQGFVLSPGVKLSHPRELEGKRLAFTQGNSQVLLLAKLGEIYGFDPTRIQLVNMNQSEGVVAASRGDVQGLLGWEPNLYRLVSMGGTLYATGSTVYVSGKPEPRPDGDLLLFNHSLLVATQDWIDTKPNTLAALLRALVKANEVLLKDRAKALTVLQRVLRIDPEALKVMTTANKYELGITPALIASHRFQSNWAKSINRIQEIAPPEACFSTRIAQMVSPALVTWKPAT from the coding sequence ATGCAGGATAACACCGGGCGCGGCATCGGACGCCGCGCGGTCACCACCGCCCTGGCCGCCGGGCTGGCACTGCCGGCGCTGCGGCGCGGCGCCGCGGCGGCCCAGGTGGAGACACCGAGCTTCGAGGTGATCGGCGTGCGCGACCCGCAGCTCGGCGCCCAGCTCGCCGTCGCCGAGGCGCTGTCCCTGTTCAAGGAACAGGGGCTCGACGTCACCGTGCGCTGGACCCAGTCGGCGGCCGATACCCTGACCATCATGGGCGGCGGCGCGGCCAATGTCGCGGTGGGCAGCAGCTTCACCCAGGTGGTGCTGAGCGGGCAGAAATTGCCGGTGCGCACCATTTCCTCGCTCGCCAACATCGCCGGCACCCAGGGCTTCGTGCTCAGCCCGGGGGTGAAGCTGTCGCATCCGCGCGAGCTGGAAGGCAAGCGCCTGGCCTTCACCCAGGGCAATTCGCAGGTGCTGCTGCTGGCCAAGCTGGGCGAGATCTACGGCTTCGATCCGACCAGGATACAACTGGTCAACATGAACCAGAGCGAGGGCGTGGTCGCCGCCTCGCGCGGGGACGTGCAGGGGCTGCTGGGTTGGGAGCCGAACCTGTATCGCCTGGTCAGCATGGGCGGCACGCTCTACGCCACCGGCTCGACGGTTTATGTCAGCGGCAAGCCGGAGCCACGCCCGGACGGCGACCTGCTGCTGTTCAACCATTCCCTGCTGGTGGCGACGCAGGACTGGATCGATACGAAGCCGAATACGCTGGCGGCGCTGCTGCGCGCTCTGGTCAAGGCCAACGAGGTGCTGCTGAAGGACCGGGCGAAGGCACTGACCGTGCTGCAGCGCGTGCTGCGCATCGATCCCGAGGCGCTGAAGGTGATGACCACCGCCAACAAATACGAGCTGGGCATCACCCCGGCGCTGATCGCGAGCCATCGCTTCCAGAGCAACTGGGCGAAGAGCATCAACCGCATCCAGGAGATCGCCCCGCCGGAAGCCTGCTTCAGCACCCGCATCGCGCAGATGGTTTCCCCCGCGCTGGTCACCTGGAAACCGGCTACATGA
- a CDS encoding DUF2269 family protein, with protein sequence MYLLFKALHVVGVVLLLGNVTVSAVWKLLADRTCHPAIMAHAVRLMILTDWWLTLTGGALTMGAGYAAAMVSGLDPFRTSWILSGHVLMAVSVAIWLVVLVPLQIRQSRQARAFRDGSQVDAQYWRDSATGMAWGVVATVPLFIAVCIMVLKP encoded by the coding sequence ATGTATCTCCTGTTCAAGGCACTCCACGTCGTCGGCGTGGTGCTGCTGCTCGGCAACGTCACGGTGAGCGCCGTCTGGAAGCTGCTGGCCGACCGGACCTGCCATCCGGCGATCATGGCCCATGCGGTGCGGCTGATGATCCTCACCGACTGGTGGCTGACCCTCACGGGCGGCGCGCTCACCATGGGGGCCGGCTATGCGGCCGCCATGGTGAGCGGGCTGGATCCGTTCCGCACCAGTTGGATCCTCTCCGGCCACGTCCTCATGGCTGTCTCGGTGGCGATCTGGCTGGTCGTGCTGGTGCCATTACAAATCCGTCAGTCCCGGCAGGCACGTGCCTTCCGCGACGGCAGCCAGGTGGACGCGCAGTACTGGCGCGACAGCGCGACGGGCATGGCCTGGGGCGTGGTGGCCACCGTTCCGCTGTTCATTGCGGTCTGCATCATGGTCCTCAAGCCCTGA
- a CDS encoding GGDEF domain-containing protein, which translates to MDEGFHRLLRRQIQRARTSSGEIDYAALLAEISAAYEEADRDRRRTDRAATLMCEEMEELHETLRRQALQDALTGLGNRLLFRQYLHEAAQRGRRGLPFALILIDLDRFKAVNDSLGHQAGDRLLVEVAVRMRAHVRDHDTLARLGGDEFAILLDPIRNAADADAVAARIVGVICKPFELNGSTAVIGASVGIAVHMGEHPCDPERLLERADKALYQVKENGRNNWHIAESA; encoded by the coding sequence ATGGATGAAGGGTTTCATCGCCTGCTGCGCCGGCAGATTCAGCGGGCGCGCACATCCTCCGGGGAAATCGACTACGCCGCGCTTCTGGCCGAGATCAGCGCCGCGTACGAGGAGGCGGACCGGGATCGCCGCCGGACCGACCGGGCGGCGACGCTCATGTGCGAGGAGATGGAAGAGCTGCACGAGACACTGCGCCGCCAGGCCCTGCAGGACGCCCTGACAGGGCTCGGCAACCGGCTGCTGTTCCGGCAATACCTGCACGAAGCCGCCCAACGTGGCAGGCGGGGCCTGCCTTTCGCGCTGATCCTGATCGACCTGGACCGCTTCAAGGCCGTGAACGACAGCCTGGGTCATCAGGCAGGGGATCGACTCCTGGTGGAGGTCGCGGTGCGCATGCGGGCACATGTGCGCGACCACGACACGCTGGCGCGGCTGGGGGGCGACGAGTTCGCGATCCTGCTCGATCCCATCAGGAATGCGGCGGACGCGGACGCGGTCGCCGCGCGGATTGTCGGTGTGATCTGCAAACCTTTCGAGCTGAATGGGAGCACTGCGGTGATCGGCGCGAGCGTCGGCATCGCCGTTCACATGGGCGAACACCCGTGCGACCCGGAGCGCCTGCTGGAGCGCGCCGACAAGGCTCTCTACCAGGTCAAGGAAAACGGCCGGAACAACTGGCACATTGCCGAATCCGCCTAG
- a CDS encoding LysR family transcriptional regulator, whose translation MRREDLVDLNAFLVVAEEQSFTRAAAKLGTSQSALSYTLRRLEARLGVRLLTRTTRRVAATGAGETLLRTLRPALDDIAAELASLGEMRERPAGSIRITASRHAAEAVLWPALEKLLPAYPDIQVELSIDSRLTDIVAERYDAGVRLGEHLARDMVAVRIGPELRMAVVGAPSYFATHPRPRTPQDLAAHRCINLRMQTLGGLYAWEFEKNGRALKARVEGQLIFDDARLILQAACAGFGLACVLEDQVEADVTAGRLLRVLEDWCPPFPGYHLYYPSRRQPSAAFALVVEALRHRGP comes from the coding sequence ATGCGGCGGGAGGACCTGGTCGACCTGAACGCCTTCCTCGTGGTGGCCGAGGAACAGAGCTTCACCCGCGCGGCGGCGAAGCTGGGTACGTCGCAATCAGCGCTCAGCTACACGTTGCGGCGCCTGGAGGCACGGCTCGGCGTGCGCCTGCTGACCCGCACCACGCGGCGGGTCGCCGCCACCGGGGCCGGCGAGACGCTGCTGCGGACCCTCCGCCCGGCGCTCGACGACATCGCGGCGGAACTGGCTTCCCTGGGCGAGATGCGGGAGAGGCCAGCGGGGTCGATCCGCATCACCGCCTCCCGGCACGCCGCCGAGGCCGTGCTCTGGCCGGCCTTGGAGAAACTGCTGCCGGCCTATCCGGACATCCAGGTCGAGCTGAGCATCGATTCCCGGCTGACCGATATCGTGGCGGAACGCTATGACGCCGGGGTCCGGCTCGGCGAACACCTCGCGCGCGACATGGTGGCGGTGCGGATCGGGCCCGAGCTGCGCATGGCGGTCGTCGGCGCGCCATCCTATTTTGCGACGCACCCCCGGCCACGCACGCCGCAGGACCTGGCCGCGCACCGTTGCATCAATCTGCGGATGCAGACCCTCGGCGGGCTCTATGCCTGGGAATTCGAAAAGAACGGCCGGGCGCTGAAGGCACGGGTGGAAGGCCAGCTCATCTTCGACGATGCCCGGCTGATCCTGCAGGCTGCCTGTGCCGGCTTCGGACTTGCCTGCGTGCTGGAAGACCAGGTCGAGGCCGACGTGACGGCGGGCCGTCTCCTGCGCGTGCTGGAGGACTGGTGCCCGCCCTTTCCCGGCTACCATCTTTACTACCCGAGCCGCCGGCAGCCTTCCGCCGCCTTCGCCCTGGTGGTGGAGGCACTGCGCCATCGCGGCCCATGA
- a CDS encoding ABC transporter permease — protein MKGGWTERAVAFGGRAGSILLFLAIWWGVSLGNAHLWKAFNPMLLPSPLEVIQAGIDEIQSGALQRNILASLARVLQGFALAGVLGVAVGVAVGSWRPLERLVEPLIELLRPIPPLAFLPMMVLWFGIGEISKIAFIAYAAFFPIFTTTLEGIRYVDPVLVRAAASLGATRGEMFRYVILPAATPSIITGLRLGFGLSFFVIVAAEFIAADSGLGYMINDARTFFMVSHMFLGALVIGIIGFVVNIGLRQVERRLLRWRGAV, from the coding sequence ATGAAAGGCGGCTGGACGGAACGGGCGGTGGCTTTCGGCGGAAGGGCAGGGTCCATCCTGCTCTTCCTGGCGATCTGGTGGGGCGTGAGCCTGGGCAACGCGCATCTGTGGAAAGCGTTCAACCCGATGCTGCTGCCCTCGCCCCTGGAGGTGATCCAGGCCGGCATCGACGAGATCCAGTCCGGCGCCCTGCAACGCAACATCCTTGCATCCCTGGCGCGCGTGCTGCAGGGCTTCGCGCTGGCGGGCGTGCTCGGCGTGGCGGTCGGGGTGGCGGTCGGAAGCTGGCGCCCGCTCGAACGCCTGGTCGAGCCGCTGATCGAGCTGCTGCGGCCGATCCCGCCGCTGGCCTTCCTGCCGATGATGGTGCTGTGGTTCGGCATCGGCGAGATATCGAAGATCGCCTTCATCGCCTATGCCGCCTTCTTCCCGATCTTCACCACCACGTTGGAGGGCATCCGCTACGTCGATCCGGTGCTGGTCCGGGCCGCGGCCAGCCTCGGCGCCACGCGGGGGGAGATGTTCCGCTACGTGATCCTGCCCGCGGCGACGCCTTCCATCATCACCGGGCTGCGGCTGGGCTTCGGCCTGTCCTTCTTCGTCATCGTCGCCGCCGAGTTCATCGCCGCCGATTCCGGCCTGGGCTACATGATCAACGATGCCCGCACCTTCTTCATGGTCTCGCACATGTTCCTGGGCGCGCTGGTGATCGGCATCATCGGGTTCGTGGTGAATATCGGCCTGCGGCAGGTCGAGCGGCGCCTGTTGCGCTGGCGTGGAGCAGTATGA
- a CDS encoding LysR family transcriptional regulator, protein MTLRQLEILRAVMRFETTMAAARHLGMSQPAVSNAIRQMELQSGLALFERVNNRLFPTEAARLVQEESDPLFAMYAALDKRLKDLREDKVSRLHILSTPPLGHGVLPLALQRFTRHHPRLRSFFHVRELDDVIKAVEAGTTDLGFGLGMSPHPALQMEPLFEGRMVCVCPHDHPLARVEVVTPADLAGHGFVALEAGTRMGAAVRRAFADLHQPFTFTVEVRYCETACVLAAAGLGASVVDPFSPSGLAGGGLMVKPFEPVIPSVAYVFWSARRQISPTARRFLQEIRDVLAQTTAVLRGQH, encoded by the coding sequence TTGACGCTTCGCCAGCTTGAAATCCTGCGCGCGGTCATGCGCTTCGAAACCACCATGGCCGCGGCCCGGCACCTGGGGATGTCGCAGCCCGCGGTCAGCAACGCCATCCGCCAGATGGAGCTGCAATCCGGCCTCGCGCTGTTCGAGCGCGTGAACAACCGCCTGTTCCCGACCGAGGCGGCGCGGCTGGTGCAGGAGGAATCCGATCCGCTGTTCGCCATGTACGCGGCGCTGGACAAGCGGCTGAAGGATCTGCGCGAGGACAAGGTCAGCCGCCTGCACATCCTCAGCACGCCGCCGCTCGGCCATGGCGTGCTGCCGCTGGCGCTGCAACGTTTCACGCGACATCACCCGCGGCTGCGCAGCTTCTTTCACGTGCGCGAACTGGACGACGTCATCAAGGCGGTGGAAGCCGGCACCACCGACCTCGGGTTCGGCCTGGGCATGTCGCCGCACCCGGCGTTGCAGATGGAACCGCTGTTCGAGGGCCGCATGGTGTGCGTCTGCCCCCATGACCATCCGCTGGCGCGGGTGGAGGTGGTGACGCCGGCAGACCTGGCCGGGCATGGCTTCGTCGCCCTCGAGGCCGGCACGCGCATGGGGGCGGCGGTGCGTCGGGCTTTCGCCGATCTGCACCAGCCTTTCACCTTCACTGTCGAGGTGCGCTATTGCGAAACCGCCTGCGTCCTTGCCGCGGCGGGGCTGGGCGCTTCGGTGGTCGACCCGTTCTCACCCTCCGGGCTTGCCGGCGGCGGGTTGATGGTCAAGCCGTTCGAGCCGGTGATTCCCTCGGTCGCCTATGTGTTCTGGTCGGCGCGGCGGCAGATCTCGCCGACGGCGCGACGATTCCTGCAGGAAATCCGCGACGTGCTGGCACAGACCACGGCGGTGCTGCGGGGCCAGCACTGA